From Ignavibacterium sp.:
AGTTGAAGGTGAACTTATTCAACCAACTTTTGTTTTGGATTATCCTGTTGAGCTTTCTCCATTAGCTAAAAAACATCGCTCCAAAGAAGGAGTTGTAGAAAGATTCGAAGCTTATGTAGTTGGAAAAGAAATTTGTAATGCCTTCTCTGAGCTTAACGATCCACTTGATCAAAGAGCAAGATTTGAAGAGCAGGTTAAGATGCGTGAAGCAGGAGATGATGAAGCACATCAGATTGATGAAGACTTTTTACGAGCATTAGAATATGGAATGCCGCCAACAGCAGGATTAGGAATCGGAATTGACAGGTTGGTGATGATTCTTACAAACCAACCATCGATACGAGATGTAATTTTCTTCCCGCAGATGAAACCTGAAGTCAAATAGGGAATAAAATAGTAGTTTTAATCAAACAAGGATTTTTACATTTTAATACGAAAGCTTTATTGGAGATAATATGTTTTCTAACTGGACTAAATTTCCATTTCTCTTTTTAGTTCTTACAATTGGTGCTTTAATCGGAATTCAACTTGAAAAAGTTTTTTCAGGTGATAATCTTCGGGAAAGTATCAGAAAATTTAATGATGTACTTACTTACACAGAAAAATATTACATAGAAGAGGTTGATACTCAGAAATTGGTTGAAGCAGCTTTGAACGGAATGTTTAATCAACTTGATCCTCATTCCGTTTACATTCCGGCAAAGGAATTTACTGCGGTCGAAGAATCATTCAGAGGCGATTTTGAAGGAATTGGAATCGAATTTCAAATTGTTAACGACACGCTTACTGTTGTTTCACCGATTACCGGTGGACCAAGTGAACAACTTGGAATTTTGTCTGGTGACAGAATAGTGAAGATTGATGGTAATTCAGTAATCGGAATTACTAATGATGAAGTGCGTCAGAAATTAAGAGGCAAAGCTGGAACAAAAGTAAATGTTACGATTGCAAGACCTGGGGTTTCGAAGCTACTTGAATACACAATCGTAAGAGACAAGATTCCGATTTATTCAGTGGACACTCATTTTATGATTGATGATAAAACCGGCTATGTGAGCGTTTCAAGATTTTCCGAAACCACATTCGATGAATTATATAGTGCATTGAAAGATCTCGATTCAAAAGGAATGAAGCAATTACTCCTGGACCTACGCGGAAATCCTGGTGGCTATTTAAATCAGGCAGTTCAAATTGCAGATTTATTCATTGATGGAAAGAAAAAAATAGTTTACACTTCAGGAAGAAGAAGTGAGTTCAATGAAGAATATTATGCTTCAGAAACTTACCCTTATGAAAAAATTCCATTAGTTGTTTTAATAAATCGTGGAAGTGCATCAGCTAGTGAAATCGTTTCAGGTGCAGTTCAGGATTGGGATAGAGGATTGGTAGTAGGTGAAACTTCTTTTGGTAAAGGTCTTGTGCAAAGACAATTTCAATTATTCGACAACTCAGCAATCAGACTAACTATATCCGAATATTTTACTCCTTCGGGAAGATTAATTCAGAGAGATTACAAAAACAAAAAGGATAAAAAAGATTATTACTCAGAAATTTCCGACAGAGAAGAATCCGAAGGTGAAAATCTTGAACATACTGCTGAAAAGGATTCCTCAAAACCAACTTATAAAACTTTGGTTAAGAAAAGAACTGTTTTTGGCGGTGGTGGAATAACACCTGACTACATAGTTAAATCTGAAACATTAACAGAGTATACTCAGAATCTGTTGAAAGAAAATTTGTTTTATTCTTTCGTGCTGAGTTACCTGGATATCAATACAAAGAATATTAAAAACAGATTTGGGGACAATCTCAATAAATTCAGAAAAGAATTTTCAATATCTGATGATATGATTAATTCTTTTGTCAACTATGCTAAATCTAAGAAAGTAGAATTTGTGCAATCTGATTTTGAAAAAGATAAAGATTACATTGCTGCAAGATTGAAAGCTCAGATCGCAAGAAACTTCTGGAAAAATGATGGTTGGTATTCAGTTTTATTGGAAGGTGATTCACAATTCAATAAAGCTCTGAAACTATTTAACG
This genomic window contains:
- a CDS encoding S41 family peptidase, which codes for MFSNWTKFPFLFLVLTIGALIGIQLEKVFSGDNLRESIRKFNDVLTYTEKYYIEEVDTQKLVEAALNGMFNQLDPHSVYIPAKEFTAVEESFRGDFEGIGIEFQIVNDTLTVVSPITGGPSEQLGILSGDRIVKIDGNSVIGITNDEVRQKLRGKAGTKVNVTIARPGVSKLLEYTIVRDKIPIYSVDTHFMIDDKTGYVSVSRFSETTFDELYSALKDLDSKGMKQLLLDLRGNPGGYLNQAVQIADLFIDGKKKIVYTSGRRSEFNEEYYASETYPYEKIPLVVLINRGSASASEIVSGAVQDWDRGLVVGETSFGKGLVQRQFQLFDNSAIRLTISEYFTPSGRLIQRDYKNKKDKKDYYSEISDREESEGENLEHTAEKDSSKPTYKTLVKKRTVFGGGGITPDYIVKSETLTEYTQNLLKENLFYSFVLSYLDINTKNIKNRFGDNLNKFRKEFSISDDMINSFVNYAKSKKVEFVQSDFEKDKDYIAARLKAQIARNFWKNDGWYSVLLEGDSQFNKALKLFNEAKDLANLK